The genomic DNA TTTCCTGTTATAGGAGTCCCCACTCCACGGATGGATCTCAAGCAGGTCGACGAGCGACGCGAACGATAGCAGCCCTTCCTTGGGAAGGGTTGCTATCCCTCGGCCGCGCCGTCCTCGATCTCCACCGCATACATTTACAGCCCCAGCCGCGCCTTGGTCTCGGCCCAGGATCGGGCGGCCACGTTTTCGCCCCGGACCAGCCGATCCGCATGGTCGAGCAGCGCGCGGTGGCCCGCGACGTCAGCCGACGACCAGGCGACTCGCCACCATCGCTCGACGAACGAGGTCACCACCGTTAGGTCAAGGGTCTCCGTCGCCTCGGCCATGACAGCCCGGAACTCCCGGTCGAAATCTCCAACTTCTTCGGGAAGCAGAGCGGCCCGGATCGCACGCGGTGTCTTGTCCGGCGCGGGCAGAAAAGGCGCGACAGCCCTGTTCCCGTGTGGTTCTGCGGTCATCATGTCGGTCACCTCCTTCCGTCAGGCTAGAGGATCCTCCCGACACTTCACAGGCAACCCGGCAGGCCGATCGGCCACAACATCCATGACGCCCCTCGGAGCCAC from Streptosporangium sp. NBC_01756 includes the following:
- a CDS encoding DUF6247 family protein, with the translated sequence MMTAEPHGNRAVAPFLPAPDKTPRAIRAALLPEEVGDFDREFRAVMAEATETLDLTVVTSFVERWWRVAWSSADVAGHRALLDHADRLVRGENVAARSWAETKARLGL